GATTAAGTATTAAAGAATTAGCTCAACAAACAAGTATGGAGGTTTATAGACCCATAGAAAATGAATTTAAAAAAATGCAAGTCTCTTATGAACGAATAATGACAGAAGTAGAAGAGAACATAGATAAAAAATTTGATGCCATTAATAAAAAAAGCAAAAATTTAGAAAAAAGCGTTGCGGAAATAGATAGTAGATTAATCACCGTTGATTCAATAGTTTCGTCTTTGCCCAGAACAGAAGTCTCGGTGGCTAAACCTATGATAAAAGCTGAAGAAGTAAAATCAACAACGACTAAAGATAAAAGAACACGGGAAATTCTACATAACCAGATATACAAATTATCTGATGAAGGATTATCAATTGATGAAATAGCCCAACGAACTAAATTGGGTAAAGGAGAAGTAAGGTTGATTTTAGGACTGAGGAAGAAGTAATCGGTAACCGTTACTACTAATGACCAATTATCTGCTCATTGCGGGCAGAAAGGAGGAAGAAATGAAGATACAAAGAAAATTATTTGTTATGGGTGTCGTAGTAAGCATGGTGGTGGGTGCAACATTTTCTCTAACTTATGCAGAAGGGAGGGTGACGGGTAGGACCGTTCATTTTACGCCATCTCGTCCTGTATGGATTGGAGAAATCGTGAAAATTAGTGTGGGGATTACTGTAACAGGGGGGCCTGTGAATCTGACAGCAATTGTAGAACAAACAACCCCTCGACATGTAGGTCCTCCGCCTCCAACCATAGTGCTCGGTACATTTAATCCGGGGGACCATATAGTTGATGTATACAGATACACTATTCCAAGTGTTCCTCCAGAGAGGATATGCTTTACCATAAAGATACCGGGTGGAGAGTTTAGAAATGTTTGTTTGAAACGCAGAAGAAGCGCACCTGGTGATGTGATGGGAGAATGGCATATGGATATTGAAAGTTCTGGGAAGTGGGTGGCTCTTCCTGCACCAGCTACAGTTCCTTTCTCTTCCACAGAAAAACCAGATCTGAGAATAGTGGGAAGGTTAGATATGGATCGTATAATAAGAGTCGAAAACATTGGTAGAGCACCAGTAAACTATGTTCGTGTTGGAAAAGAATGCTTTGTAGAGGGAAGGTGGGTCCAAACAGTTGAATTTGAA
This portion of the bacterium genome encodes:
- a CDS encoding CARDB domain-containing protein; translation: MKIQRKLFVMGVVVSMVVGATFSLTYAEGRVTGRTVHFTPSRPVWIGEIVKISVGITVTGGPVNLTAIVEQTTPRHVGPPPPTIVLGTFNPGDHIVDVYRYTIPSVPPERICFTIKIPGGEFRNVCLKRRRSAPGDVMGEWHMDIESSGKWVALPAPATVPFSSTEKPDLRIVGRLDMDRIIRVENIGRAPVNYVRVGKECFVEGRWVQTVEFEKPQVLPQGGSIPFSVGRLASARGPCPAGTTKVRLIVDPRNEIDEMNENNNMVEASTLADLRIVDFDCRPHNRVYTLFIKISNTGVGNAGPFTWDVSVHRDGEWGSFIGQRQRGLDSGRRVEISKTVTGLVREGERLRLRIDGFNEVPEINEDDNFREASVRGREVPW